A single window of Alphaproteobacteria bacterium DNA harbors:
- a CDS encoding NADPH:quinone reductase, whose amino-acid sequence MRAAFYDRLGSARDVLTVGEQPTPEPGPGEVRVKLATSGVNPSDWKARARGRGGVIPFPLIIPQSDGAGTIDAVGDGVDSGRVGHDVWLMNGQWQRPFGTAAEYICMPEKYVIDLPAGTDMADAACFGIPFLTAHRAVMFDGDVAGQTILVQGGAGAVGDHAVQVAKANGARVITTVSSDEKAAYVRNAGADEAVNYRTEDVPARILELTDGKGVDRIVELNLSANAPSYGQILAPRGTVIIYGTVDAMASVPAQDFIVKGANLKWFIVYSITDAERDEGVAALNKMLADGTLNTTIAARFPLAEIAAAHEMVEAAKHIGNVVLDIG is encoded by the coding sequence ATGCGCGCGGCATTCTATGACCGGCTGGGTTCGGCAAGAGACGTTCTGACCGTCGGCGAACAGCCGACACCGGAGCCGGGCCCGGGCGAGGTGCGCGTGAAGCTCGCTACCTCCGGCGTGAATCCGTCCGACTGGAAGGCCCGCGCGCGCGGGCGCGGGGGTGTTATCCCGTTTCCCCTGATCATTCCCCAAAGCGACGGCGCCGGAACCATCGATGCCGTCGGCGACGGCGTGGATAGCGGCCGGGTCGGACACGATGTCTGGCTGATGAACGGCCAGTGGCAGCGCCCGTTCGGGACGGCGGCGGAATATATCTGCATGCCGGAGAAATACGTGATCGACCTGCCCGCGGGCACGGATATGGCCGACGCGGCCTGTTTCGGCATTCCGTTCCTTACCGCCCATCGGGCCGTGATGTTCGATGGCGATGTCGCCGGTCAGACGATCCTCGTGCAGGGCGGGGCCGGTGCCGTCGGCGATCATGCGGTACAGGTCGCCAAGGCGAACGGCGCGCGGGTGATCACCACGGTCAGCTCCGACGAAAAGGCGGCGTATGTGCGCAACGCGGGTGCCGACGAGGCGGTGAACTACCGGACCGAGGACGTACCGGCGCGCATTCTCGAGCTGACTGACGGCAAGGGTGTGGACCGCATCGTCGAGCTGAACCTGTCGGCGAATGCGCCGAGTTACGGCCAGATACTCGCGCCGCGCGGGACCGTGATCATCTATGGCACGGTCGATGCCATGGCGAGCGTCCCGGCCCAGGACTTCATCGTGAAGGGCGCCAATCTCAAATGGTTCATCGTCTATTCGATCACCGATGCCGAACGGGACGAAGGCGTCGCGGCGCTGAACAAGATGCTTGCCGACGGGACCCTGAATACGACCATTGCGGCACGTTTCCCGCTTGCGGAAATCGCCGCCGCCCACGAGATGGTCGAAGCCGCCAAACATATCGGCAATGTGGTGCTCGATATCGGCTAG